A window of Flavobacterium psychrophilum genomic DNA:
ATGCAGCCGAAGTTATATCACGTCGTTATGCTACAGGAGAGATCAGCGAAATGGGAGGTATAAGGGTACAAACCCCTAAGTTTACTTCAATGTTCATGATACTTGTTCTTGCATCGGTTGCATTACCGGCAACTTTTAACTTTGTAGGAGAATTTGAACTGCTTTACAGTATGGCACAAACTAACATTTGGTTTGCTGTAATTGCAGGTACAACAATTATACTGGGTGCTTTTTATATGCTGAGAATGTTTCAGCAGGTTATGCTTGGAGAGCACAACAGCAGGCCATTTGCCGATGTTACATTTGGTGAAGGTTTTGTTTTTGTAATCATACTTGCAGTATTGCTTTTCTTTGGTCTTTATCCTAAACCGATAGTAGACCTTATTACACCCGATTTACAAAAACTTTTACTGATAATAAACAGATAACAAGCCATATAAGATGTATACATTAATAGCTATTGCAGGATTAGGGATTATATGCCTTATAGCTGAAATTTTTAATTTAAGGAAAGCCATCGTGCCTGTAACCATTCTTGGTTTGTTTGGTACTTTAGGCCTTACAGTTTCTGAATATGGCACCCATACGAGTTTTTACAACAATATGGTTACCGTAAATAATTATTCTGTTGCTTTTAGCGGACTGTTTATTTTACTTACCATTTTTCTGATTGCACTAACTCCTGATTTTCATAAAGAACACAAAGCCAAGATATCTGACTTTGTTGCTATAAAGCTTTTCCTTTTAACAGGAGCTATAGCTATGGTTTCTTTTGGCAACCTGGCAATGTTCTTTCTTGGTATAGAGATACTTTCTATATCGCTTTATGTATTGGCAGCCAGCCAGCCTAAAAACCTTAGAAGTAACGAAGCCGGTATGAAATACTTCCTTATGGGAGCATTTGCGTCGGGGATATTATTATTTGGTATTGCACTTATTTATGGTGCAACAGGCTCGTTTGACACTGCAGTTATTTATGGTAAGATTCTGGACAAAGAAAGTTTACCCGGATGGTACTTTATAGGTATTGTAATGTTAAGCATAGGATTGCTGTTTAAAATTGCAGCAGCGCCTTTCCACTTCTGGGCTCCTGATGTGTATGAGGGTTCTCCTGCGCTTACAACGGCAACCATGAGCACACTTGCAAAAGTAGCTGCAATTGCTGCCTTCTTTAAAATAATGGTAAGCCTTAACAGGACTGTTCCAGGAAGTTATGTAACTATTATTACTATTGTTTCTATATTATCTATGACAATCGGTAACCTTACGGCATTAAGGCAAACGAATGTAAAACGTATGCTTGCTTTTTCGGGTATATCACACGCCGGATTTATGCTGATGGTTTTCTATAACCCTACAGTTACTGCGGGTACACTATTATACTACACTGCTGCGTATGCACTTGCAGGTATTGCTGCATTTGCTGTAATACTTTCTGTAACCGGAAACAGCGCCGATAAAGACAAAGAAGAAGTATTCAACTTTAACGGCCTCGGAAAAAGAAGCCCTTTAATGGCGGGCATCTTGACATGCGCGTTATTATCTATGGCGGGTATACCTATATTTTCAGGATTCTTTGCTAAAGCATTCCTTTTTAACCATGTATTCTTAACAGGCCACGTCGCTATTGTTATCATCGCAATTATAAATTCTATAATAAGTGTTGGCTATTATTTTAAACTGATATTCGCTATGTACACTCAGGAAAACATTACAGAAAAACAGCCCGTACCATTTATGTACACCGCTGTAGCAGTAGTGTCTATAGCTCTTAACATAATACTGGGTCTTTATCCATCGTTTGTGCTAGATCTTATATAAAACAAAAACTACACTAATGCAAAAAACCACCGATACACACGGTGGTTTTTTATTTTTATAGCGAATTCGTTTTGTACTACACTGCGGTATATCCGCCGTCTGCAATAATATAGCTTCCTGTTGTAAACGATGATTTATCTGAACTAAGGAATGTTACAAGATCTGCGATTTCCTGAGGTGTACCTAACCTGTTCATGCTGCTTTTACGTGCAACAGCTTCCATCATTTCTTTATTAAGATGATCTGTTAACAATGGTGTTTCAATATAACCCGGACCTACAGCATTACAACGAATGTTTTTCTCACCATACTCAACGGCAATGTTTTTTGTAAGCCCCACTACTCCATGTTTAGATGCTGTATACGCAGGGCTGTTTGGAGCAGCAACCGTACCGTGGATAGATGCAATATTTACAATACTGCCTCCACCATTTTTTTCCATTTGTTCAATCTGGTAACGGCAGGCATAAAATACGCCGTTAAGGTTAAGGGCAATTACTTTGTCCCACGCGGCGATATCATACTCTCCGGTTGGTGTAGCCGGCCCGCCCATTCCGGCGTTATTGCAGGCAATATCAAGCCTTCCGTATTTTTGTACAATAGCCTCAACCAGTTTTTTATTATCTTCAGCCAAAGATGAGTCTGCTTTTACAAAGAAAGCTTCTCCACCTGCACTTTTAATAGCTTCAACAGTTTCGTTACCGTGAGCCTCGTTTATATCTGTAATAACAACTTTTGCGCCTTCACGGGCATACGTTTCTGCAATGGCGCGGCCAATTCCAGAACCCGCTCCGGAAACAACAGCCACCTTGTCTTTAAGTAATGACATAATTTGTGTTTTTAATATTGTATCCTAAAGTTACAAAATATCTAGGCATCACTTGTATGCACAACAATACTTAACCTTGAATTTAACAATTGCTTCACAATGAAGCTTTAATTAGTGTTGAAAAGCTAGTTTTGACGCTGTAACTGGTCGTAAGTATCTTCATCATATAACATTTTAGGATGTGCCGGATCATAATAAAATTCTACACTATCACCAATAGATACGGTGGTAAAAGTAGTTTCAGCTTTATACTCACCTGTATATTCCTTTCCATCTTTACCTGTGAATTTTACCTCAAAGTGTGATGAGTATCCTTTACCCAACCTGCCATTGCTGCCGTCTCCAACGATAATTCCCTTCGCCTTTGGCCATTTTAAATGATCTTC
This region includes:
- a CDS encoding NADH-quinone oxidoreductase subunit N, giving the protein MYTLIAIAGLGIICLIAEIFNLRKAIVPVTILGLFGTLGLTVSEYGTHTSFYNNMVTVNNYSVAFSGLFILLTIFLIALTPDFHKEHKAKISDFVAIKLFLLTGAIAMVSFGNLAMFFLGIEILSISLYVLAASQPKNLRSNEAGMKYFLMGAFASGILLFGIALIYGATGSFDTAVIYGKILDKESLPGWYFIGIVMLSIGLLFKIAAAPFHFWAPDVYEGSPALTTATMSTLAKVAAIAAFFKIMVSLNRTVPGSYVTIITIVSILSMTIGNLTALRQTNVKRMLAFSGISHAGFMLMVFYNPTVTAGTLLYYTAAYALAGIAAFAVILSVTGNSADKDKEEVFNFNGLGKRSPLMAGILTCALLSMAGIPIFSGFFAKAFLFNHVFLTGHVAIVIIAIINSIISVGYYFKLIFAMYTQENITEKQPVPFMYTAVAVVSIALNIILGLYPSFVLDLI
- a CDS encoding short-chain dehydrogenase, which produces MSLLKDKVAVVSGAGSGIGRAIAETYAREGAKVVITDINEAHGNETVEAIKSAGGEAFFVKADSSLAEDNKKLVEAIVQKYGRLDIACNNAGMGGPATPTGEYDIAAWDKVIALNLNGVFYACRYQIEQMEKNGGGSIVNIASIHGTVAAPNSPAYTASKHGVVGLTKNIAVEYGEKNIRCNAVGPGYIETPLLTDHLNKEMMEAVARKSSMNRLGTPQEIADLVTFLSSDKSSFTTGSYIIADGGYTAV